The following are from one region of the Alphaproteobacteria bacterium genome:
- the lptG gene encoding LPS export ABC transporter permease LptG: MTILGIYINKNFLANFALVLFGFTSLVQLLDLLNNTEDILQNHSGTWSIFYYIILRLPEIMGSILSFSILIAALITLGKFVQHNEILALKAFGMSFYKFLLTLWPSIVFLGVFHFVLHNYIINNAIQARTQWDAESALNNPDQTKGTKDKNLWLHDENFLIRLEGVLDQGHTLVKPIISKRNNLGNIETLTLARSARWEEAYWVLEDVQEWTIDTTFNSHFKKIPRLIWHSNLSPQHFVDYTTPAESLSFSDLINFSFNSDIGNQHPYYYYRTSLYRRLFLPFVCLIMVVLAAPIAQRIQRHGGILTGLATGIGLGFTYFIIDGIFFTLGEVGALPALFAITLPLILYLILGISLLIRVEGW; this comes from the coding sequence ATGACGATATTAGGTATTTATATAAATAAAAATTTTCTTGCCAATTTTGCTCTTGTTCTTTTTGGTTTTACCTCTCTTGTTCAGCTTTTAGATTTATTAAATAATACCGAGGACATTTTACAAAACCATAGTGGGACATGGTCCATTTTTTATTATATTATTCTAAGATTACCAGAAATTATGGGATCTATTTTAAGCTTTTCTATTTTAATTGCAGCTTTAATAACTTTAGGTAAATTTGTCCAGCATAATGAAATTTTGGCTTTAAAAGCGTTTGGTATGTCATTCTATAAATTTTTATTAACTTTATGGCCAAGTATAGTTTTTTTGGGTGTCTTTCATTTTGTTCTTCATAATTATATTATTAACAATGCCATCCAAGCACGTACCCAGTGGGATGCTGAAAGTGCCCTTAACAATCCGGATCAAACAAAAGGTACCAAAGATAAAAATCTTTGGCTTCATGATGAAAATTTTCTTATTCGTCTTGAAGGTGTTCTTGATCAAGGTCATACGTTGGTCAAACCCATCATTTCTAAAAGAAATAATTTAGGTAATATTGAAACTTTAACTTTGGCACGTAGTGCTCGTTGGGAAGAAGCTTATTGGGTTTTAGAAGATGTCCAAGAATGGACAATTGATACAACTTTTAATAGCCACTTCAAAAAAATACCCCGCCTTATATGGCACAGCAATCTTTCACCCCAGCATTTTGTTGATTATACAACACCCGCAGAAAGCCTATCTTTTTCTGATCTTATCAATTTTAGCTTCAATTCCGATATTGGTAATCAACATCCTTATTATTATTATCGTACCTCTTTATACAGGCGTCTTTTTCTCCCCTTTGTCTGTTTAATTATGGTTGTTCTTGCAGCCCCCATAGCCCAAAGAATTCAACGTCACGGTGGTATATTGACGGGATTAGCAACAGGTATTGGTTTAGGCTTTACATATTTTATTATCGATGGTATTTTTTTCACTTTAGGTGAAGTTGGTGCTTTACCTGCATTATTTGCTATCACCCTACCTTTAATTTTGTATTTAATTCTTGGTATTAGTTTATTGATCAGGGTTGAAGGTTGGTAA
- a CDS encoding sterol desaturase family protein, whose amino-acid sequence MTFKELVYAFFTYPTILLYLVLSIVFFVLLLAENTLSFYDIFLPIVATIVIYPFAWYVIHRFVLHSRLYKIKYAAATWKRIHFDHHQDPHNLKVLFGAPYTTLPTIFLITGSAGWALGGMVGAYSGIMTGLIITCFYEFCHCIQHLNYQPKWSFLQRIKKLHLAHHFHNEQGNYGITNYLWDRLFNTFYAKSKYVEKSPTVFNIGYTNEEALKYPWVLELSHGVRRDDGPGRYRIKDPINSPQ is encoded by the coding sequence ATGACCTTTAAAGAATTGGTTTATGCGTTCTTTACTTATCCAACTATTCTTCTTTATCTTGTTTTATCTATTGTTTTCTTCGTTCTTCTTTTAGCAGAAAATACTCTTTCTTTTTATGATATCTTTTTACCAATTGTGGCAACAATAGTTATTTATCCTTTTGCCTGGTATGTGATCCATCGATTTGTTCTTCACAGTAGACTTTATAAAATAAAATATGCCGCAGCTACCTGGAAACGTATTCATTTTGATCATCATCAAGACCCCCACAATTTAAAGGTTCTTTTTGGTGCCCCCTACACAACCCTGCCAACTATTTTTTTAATTACAGGATCAGCAGGCTGGGCTTTGGGTGGTATGGTCGGGGCCTATAGCGGTATTATGACAGGATTAATTATAACCTGTTTCTATGAATTTTGTCATTGCATCCAACATCTTAATTATCAACCCAAATGGTCCTTTTTACAGCGCATAAAAAAATTACATCTTGCCCACCATTTTCACAATGAACAAGGTAATTATGGAATTACAAATTATTTGTGGGATCGTCTTTTTAATACTTTTTATGCTAAATCAAAATATGTTGAAAAAAGCCCAACCGTTTTTAATATAGGTTATACAAATGAAGAAGCTTTAAAATATCCCTGGGTTTTAGAATTATCCCATGGGGTTAGACGCGATGATGGACCAGGACGCTACCGGATTAAAGATCCTATAAATTCCCCCCAATAG
- a CDS encoding GNAT family N-acetyltransferase, giving the protein MNIIPVVTQKHLKDFILLPNRLYKDDKGYIPPLMMERLEVLNPKKNPYFDHAEHQYFLAVDGNKIVGRISAQIDRLNKPYEGKKVGHFGFLDAEDNGDVFSALIKTAEEWLKKRDIKYITGPFNHSINEEAGLLIDGYDTPSVMMYPYNRAYTEKYLLNYGFTKAKDLYSYTYNVSHTKPIDAGNFLHRLDQNNRVKLRPYNPQNHGQELKTIVSIFNDAWSDNWGFVPFTEKEIDHIAKSMKPLIVKDLIWIAEFDQRPISMIVALPNINEAIYDLNGSLFPLGLLKLLWRLKIKGLKTARVLLFGLKKEYQKTPMASILVMMLLEELRKNGKKHGFESAELGWILEDNTPTRRLIEHVGGKVSKIFRIYGKDLG; this is encoded by the coding sequence ATGAACATTATTCCTGTGGTAACACAAAAACATCTTAAAGATTTTATTCTTCTGCCTAACCGATTATATAAGGATGATAAAGGTTACATACCACCCTTAATGATGGAAAGGTTAGAAGTTCTGAATCCTAAAAAAAATCCCTATTTTGATCATGCTGAACATCAATATTTTCTTGCCGTTGACGGTAATAAAATTGTGGGTCGGATCAGCGCACAAATTGATCGGTTAAATAAACCATATGAAGGAAAAAAAGTAGGTCATTTTGGTTTTCTGGATGCTGAGGATAATGGGGATGTTTTTTCAGCGCTTATAAAAACAGCAGAAGAATGGTTAAAAAAAAGAGATATCAAATATATAACCGGTCCCTTTAATCATTCAATTAATGAAGAAGCAGGATTATTAATTGATGGTTATGATACACCATCCGTGATGATGTATCCTTATAACCGTGCCTATACTGAAAAATATTTATTAAACTACGGTTTTACGAAAGCCAAAGATTTATATAGCTATACCTATAATGTTAGTCATACAAAACCCATTGATGCGGGGAATTTTCTTCACAGATTGGATCAAAATAATCGTGTCAAGTTACGTCCCTATAACCCCCAGAACCATGGCCAAGAATTAAAAACTATTGTATCAATTTTTAATGATGCATGGTCAGATAATTGGGGATTTGTACCTTTTACCGAAAAAGAAATTGATCATATAGCAAAATCAATGAAACCCTTAATTGTCAAAGATCTTATCTGGATTGCTGAATTTGATCAAAGGCCTATATCCATGATTGTGGCTTTACCCAACATTAATGAAGCAATTTATGATTTAAACGGGTCCCTTTTTCCGTTGGGTTTATTGAAACTTTTATGGCGGTTAAAAATCAAAGGATTAAAAACTGCACGTGTTCTGTTATTTGGGTTGAAAAAAGAATATCAAAAAACACCTATGGCTTCTATTCTTGTCATGATGCTTTTGGAAGAATTGCGCAAAAATGGTAAAAAACATGGGTTTGAAAGTGCCGAGTTAGGTTGGATTTTAGAAGACAATACCCCAACCCGTCGGTTAATTGAACATGTGGGTGGAAAAGTATCTAAAATTTTTCGGATTTACGGTAAAGATTTAGGATGA
- a CDS encoding nucleotidyltransferase family protein, with the protein MTKPTTYTALVLAGSREKDDPIATSYAGGIKLKTFVPVGGVPMLVRVLKNVLASPYIGRVIVCLPNPSSLDTIAELSHYIAEKKLLSIPTEATPVLSVLSAIEMIKDPLPLLVTTGDHPLLTPPMINYFIEHLPEQADFVVALAAASLITQHYPKAIRTFYKFMDDGYSGCNLFALLHPNAANVGQYWLKMEKHRKKPWQLIKQIGPMVLLKFLRGKIDLPTALSIISKKTNADIRHVLMPFAEAAIDIDKPEDLILVEQILANQQQVLN; encoded by the coding sequence ATGACAAAACCCACCACATATACGGCCCTCGTCCTTGCAGGAAGTCGCGAGAAAGATGATCCCATTGCCACGTCATATGCAGGTGGAATTAAATTAAAAACCTTTGTACCAGTGGGTGGTGTCCCCATGTTGGTACGGGTTTTAAAAAATGTTTTGGCATCACCCTATATTGGACGTGTTATTGTGTGTCTACCCAACCCCAGTTCACTCGATACGATTGCCGAACTTTCCCATTATATTGCGGAAAAAAAACTTCTTTCTATACCAACGGAGGCAACACCAGTTTTAAGTGTTTTATCGGCAATAGAAATGATTAAAGATCCATTACCCTTACTTGTCACAACAGGGGACCACCCATTATTAACACCCCCTATGATTAATTATTTTATTGAACATTTACCAGAACAGGCCGATTTTGTTGTTGCACTGGCCGCTGCATCATTAATCACCCAACATTATCCCAAAGCGATACGAACTTTTTATAAATTTATGGATGATGGATATTCAGGATGTAATCTTTTTGCGCTTTTGCATCCCAATGCCGCCAATGTTGGACAATATTGGTTAAAAATGGAAAAGCATCGTAAAAAACCCTGGCAACTTATAAAACAAATTGGCCCCATGGTTTTATTAAAATTTTTACGTGGTAAAATTGATTTGCCAACTGCGTTATCAATTATTTCTAAAAAAACCAATGCTGATATTCGACATGTTTTAATGCCTTTTGCCGAAGCTGCCATTGATATCGATAAACCTGAGGATTTAATATTAGTTGAACAAATCTTGGCCAATCAACAGCAAGTTTTAAATTAA
- a CDS encoding phosphocholine cytidylyltransferase family protein: protein MFSMKALILSAGQGSRLLPLTEKRPKCLLPIGDKTLIEWQIHHLIKAGIKEFAVVVGFHAKDLEEKLQDLQKKLGIKIKTIFNPFYNVADNLGSCWLARSEMDQDFFIVNGDTLFIHDIPKKVLENATSSQYPITVTVDHKSTYDSDDMKVRIEGTKLMEIGKTLPLNIVNGESIGMLFFKGDGPKLFADAVDQAMRTTEGLKWWYLKVIGLLAEKSHVGIASIKGLSWGEVDFPEDLVKAQTLVATWS, encoded by the coding sequence ATTTTTTCTATGAAAGCGTTAATTTTAAGTGCTGGCCAAGGGTCACGATTATTACCTTTGACAGAAAAACGCCCCAAATGTCTGTTGCCCATTGGGGATAAAACCCTGATTGAATGGCAAATTCACCACTTGATCAAAGCTGGTATTAAAGAATTTGCAGTTGTGGTTGGATTTCATGCCAAGGATCTTGAAGAAAAGCTTCAAGATTTACAAAAAAAATTGGGAATTAAAATTAAAACAATTTTTAATCCATTTTATAATGTTGCTGACAATCTTGGTAGTTGTTGGTTGGCGAGAAGCGAAATGGATCAAGACTTTTTTATCGTGAATGGCGATACATTATTTATCCATGATATACCAAAAAAGGTATTGGAAAATGCGACATCATCTCAATATCCTATTACTGTTACGGTTGATCATAAATCCACCTATGATTCAGATGATATGAAAGTCAGAATAGAAGGCACAAAATTAATGGAAATTGGAAAAACTTTACCCCTTAATATTGTGAATGGCGAATCTATTGGTATGTTATTTTTCAAAGGTGATGGGCCAAAATTATTTGCTGACGCTGTCGATCAGGCCATGCGTACAACCGAAGGATTAAAATGGTGGTATTTGAAAGTCATTGGCCTCCTTGCGGAAAAAAGCCATGTGGGTATAGCCTCAATCAAAGGGCTTAGTTGGGGGGAGGTTGATTTTCCTGAAGATTTGGTCAAAGCACAAACCTTGGTTGCAACTTGGTCATGA